The following coding sequences are from one Ornithodoros turicata isolate Travis chromosome 1, ASM3712646v1, whole genome shotgun sequence window:
- the LOC135378481 gene encoding uncharacterized protein LOC135378481 — MTPELFDQLHEMVRAQLTKQHCVREPVSSGERLAMTLRYLSSGDPIQDIALSFRVGVETAREAIYLTCQVIWDTLSPLYMKPPTEDEWRKIADDYWQRWQFPACVGAVDGKHIQIECPKKSGSPFFNYKKTFSVVLMAVADSRYKFVFIDVGASGCTNVVWRMHSGYSWHGLRIFRSPLKLDPSNVDNVVKASCMLHNFLCTHIGSETLYCPLDLVDSEDRAGNFCEGRWRQEMQRSSSVSELESSHARNSSSAAVALRNTIAAYLMTEEGSVP, encoded by the exons ATGACTCCCGAGCTGTTTGACCAGCTCCACGAGATGGTCAGGGCACAGCTCACCAAGCAGCATTGCGTGAGGGAGCCAGTTTCTTCCGGCGAGCGCCTCGCCATGACACTAAG GTACCTCTCCTCTGGCGACCCAATACAGGATATTGCTCTCAGCTTCAGGGTCGGGGTGGAAACAGCTCGTGAGGCGATCTATCTCACGTGCCAGGTGATTTGGGATACCCTCTCACCATTATACATGAAG CCTCCCACCGAAGACGAATGGAGGAAAATAGCGGATGACTACTGGCAACGTTGGCAGTTTCCAGCATGTGTAGGTGCCGTCGATGGCAAGCACATACAGATAGAATGCCCAAAGAAGAGTGGGAGTCCGTTTTTTAACTACAAG AAAACGTTCTCTGTAGTCCTGATGGCAGTTGCCGACAGCCGATACAAGTTTGTCTTCATAGATGTAGGTGCATCGGGATGCACAA ACGTTGTGTGGAGAATGCATTCGGGATACTCGTGGCACGGTTTGAGGATATTTAGATCACCTCTCAAACTGGACCCGAGCAACGTTGACAATGTTGTGAAAGCTTCTTGTATGCTGCACAACTTTTTGTGCACACACATTGGATCTGAGACTTTGTACTGCCCTCTTGACCTGGTGGACAGTGAAGACAGAGCGGGGAACTTCTGTGAAGGCAGGTGGCGCCAAGAAATGCAGCGGAGCTCGAGCGTATCCGAGCTGGAATCGTCCCATGCCCGCAACAGTAGCAGTGCTGCGGTTGCCCTCCGAAACACTATAGCCGCGTACCTGATGACTGAGGAAGGCTCTGTGCCATAG